A single region of the Cucumis melo cultivar AY chromosome 3, USDA_Cmelo_AY_1.0, whole genome shotgun sequence genome encodes:
- the LOC103487822 gene encoding U-box domain-containing protein 30-like, with protein MPMYQPATTWREGDPKLVVGCGTQILDLETVVKDGILGGGGGIICGGGGGGGGEKLDLKEMIEELESSIEVPSVFICPISLEPMQDPVTLCSGQTYERSNILKWFSLGHLTCPTTMQELWDDSVTPNRTLHQLIHTWFSQKYLALKKRSEDVQGRVLELLDSLKKVKGQARVQSLKDLRLIVITHSSAKKMVVDNGGVALISSLLGSFTSHAVGSEAVGILVNLDLNSELKKNLIQPTRISLIADILNEGSIETKINCTKFIKMLIVGEDLKTEDVSSLSLLVGLLRMVKDQRHPNGVTAGLSLLRTLCSNEPIRKQLVSIGAVAKLGGTLSNLNADCLESALYILDVLSSLPEGRLALKNCEDTIRNLVKLLMKVSEICTQFALSILWAVFKLAPEECAVLAVEAGLAAKLLLVIQSGCNPELKQRSAELLKLCSLNYPDSIFISKCKLTRTIQ; from the coding sequence ATGCCGATGTACCAGCCTGCTACTACTTGGAGAGAAGGGGATCCGAAGCTCGTCGTTGGCTGCGGTACGCAGATCCTAGATCTGGAAACTGTGGTCAAAGATGGGATTCTCGGTGGAGGCGGTGGGATCATTTGCGGTGGCGGTGGCGGTGGCGGTGGAGAGAAATTGGATCTGAAGGAGATGATTGAGGAGTTGGAATCGTCTATAGAGGTTCCATCGGTGTTCATTTGTCCAATCTCTCTCGAGCCCATGCAAGATCCAGTGACCCTCTGCTCAGGCCAAACCTACGAGCGGTCGAACATTCTGAAATGGTTCTCTTTGGGGCATTTAACTTGTCCCACAACAATGCAAGAGCTTTGGGACGATTCCGTCACACCGAATCGGACCCTTCACCAGTTGATTCACACCTGGTTTTCCCAAAAGTATTTAGCATTGAAGAAGAGATCAGAGGATGTGCAAGGGAGAGTTTTAGAGCTTTTGGATTCGTTGAAAAAGGTCAAAGGTCAAGCTAGGGTTCAGTCTCTCAAAGATCTCCGGCTTATCGTCATTACCCATTCCTCCGCTAAGAAGATGGTGGTCGACAACGGCGGTGTCGCTCTAATATCTTCTCTTTTGGGTTCTTTCACTTCCCACGCAGTTGGGTCCGAAGCCGTGGGAATCCTCGTGAATTTAGATCTAAATTCAGAGTTAAAGAAGAATCTGATTCAACCCACCAGAATATCTCTAATTGCAGATATATTAAACGAAGGGTCCATCGAAACGAAGATTAATTGTACGAAATTCATCAAGATGTTGATTGTGGGTGAGGATTTAAAAACAGAGGACGTTTCGAGTTTAAGCCTCCTCGTCGGATTGTTGAGAATGGTAAAGGATCAGAGACACCCAAATGGTGTAACCGCCGGACTCAGTCTACTCCGAACACTCTGTTCAAACGAGCCAATCAGGAAGCAACTCGTTAGCATCGGCGCCGTTGCGAAACTCGGCGGCACCCTCTCTAACTTAAACGCCGATTGCTTGGAATCGGCGCTTTATATTCTCGACGTTTTGTCATCCCTTCCAGAGGGGAGATTAGCGTTGAAGAATTGTGAAGATACGATTAGGAATTTGGTGAAGTTGTTGATGAAAGTATCCGAAATTTGTACTCAATTTGCGTTGTCGATTTTATGGGCGGTGTTCAAGCTAGCACCGGAGGAATGTGCGGTGCTCGCAGTGGAGGCTGGTTTAGCGGCAAAATTGCTGCTTGTAATACAAAGTGGGTGCAATCCAGAGCTGAAACAAAGATCTGCAGAGCTATTAAAATTGTGTAGTCTAAATTACCCAGATTCAATCTTCATTTCTAAATGTAAGCTTACGAGAACTATACAATAA